A genomic region of Desulfosarcina ovata subsp. ovata contains the following coding sequences:
- a CDS encoding alkaline phosphatase, producing the protein MNLFKNMMKIGVVTACVTTISATGCFALNPNGHGYGLLKKAREMGYKNVIVMIPDGCDEAVQTAARWYKGEDLQVDKMQNAAVKIHMANSVITGSAAAATAFATSHKTTVRFLGIGPRTDDLLTGFEPTAEPYAPVASILEAAKMKGMATGIAATSRVTHATPAAFACHIDDRGETNKIMEHIVYENIDVVFGGGARHLIPEDETYTTSFGDSWGGKRTDGENLMDVLTERGYQFVDSKEGLETLTSGKVWGLFDDSHMQPDIDRQYFAEHEPALSEMVDKAIELLSQDRDGFFLMVEGSQVDWAGHNNDPIYMITDFIAFDDAVKVACDFAEKDGQTLVLAYPDHNTGGMKIGHYYTDVAYTETTIEDLVDPLKGMKMSANGVVAMMAEDTDAELITSVSENWGLTITQDDVDEIRAYQDDMGQSLSYSMAAVLSKNYTVIGWTTHGHNGETVPVWVYGDDAPVGTIDNTDLALIAADAMGADLDQVTQDLYVEVSTVFDDYELDETDAENPVLIVKGAEMPISKDYMVYNGKTIQMPGLTVYAPMTGKVYISKQAVNMLRRL; encoded by the coding sequence ATGAATTTGTTCAAAAATATGATGAAAATAGGCGTCGTGACCGCCTGTGTAACGACGATCAGCGCAACGGGCTGTTTTGCGCTCAATCCAAATGGCCACGGCTACGGTTTGCTTAAAAAAGCCCGTGAAATGGGCTACAAGAACGTCATCGTCATGATTCCCGATGGATGTGACGAAGCCGTCCAGACCGCGGCGCGCTGGTATAAAGGGGAAGATCTGCAAGTGGACAAGATGCAGAACGCGGCCGTGAAAATTCACATGGCCAATTCGGTGATCACCGGTTCGGCGGCGGCGGCCACGGCGTTTGCCACCAGCCATAAAACCACCGTCCGTTTCCTGGGCATCGGACCGCGCACCGATGACCTGCTCACCGGTTTCGAACCCACCGCCGAGCCCTATGCCCCGGTGGCCAGCATCCTGGAAGCCGCCAAGATGAAGGGCATGGCCACCGGTATCGCCGCGACATCCCGTGTCACCCATGCCACGCCGGCTGCTTTTGCCTGCCATATTGATGATCGTGGTGAGACCAACAAGATTATGGAGCATATTGTCTACGAAAATATCGATGTGGTCTTCGGTGGCGGCGCCCGTCACTTGATTCCCGAGGATGAGACCTACACGACCAGTTTCGGTGACTCCTGGGGCGGAAAACGCACCGATGGCGAGAACCTGATGGATGTGCTGACCGAACGCGGTTACCAGTTCGTGGACAGCAAGGAAGGGCTGGAAACCTTGACCTCGGGGAAAGTCTGGGGCCTTTTTGACGACAGCCACATGCAGCCGGACATCGACCGGCAGTACTTTGCCGAACATGAGCCTGCCCTGTCCGAAATGGTCGACAAGGCCATCGAACTGCTTTCCCAGGATAGAGACGGCTTCTTCTTGATGGTGGAGGGTTCCCAGGTGGACTGGGCCGGTCACAACAATGACCCCATCTACATGATTACCGATTTCATCGCCTTTGACGATGCGGTCAAGGTGGCCTGCGATTTTGCTGAAAAAGACGGTCAGACCCTGGTGCTGGCCTACCCGGACCACAACACCGGCGGTATGAAAATTGGCCATTACTACACCGACGTGGCTTACACGGAAACGACCATTGAAGACCTGGTCGATCCGCTGAAGGGCATGAAAATGAGCGCCAATGGTGTGGTGGCCATGATGGCTGAAGATACTGACGCGGAGCTGATCACTTCGGTATCTGAAAACTGGGGATTGACCATTACCCAGGATGACGTCGATGAAATTCGGGCCTATCAGGATGATATGGGACAAAGCTTGTCCTACTCCATGGCAGCCGTGCTGTCCAAGAATTACACCGTCATCGGCTGGACCACCCACGGCCACAACGGCGAAACCGTTCCGGTTTGGGTCTACGGTGACGACGCGCCGGTGGGCACCATCGACAACACCGATCTGGCCTTGATTGCCGCCGATGCCATGGGCGCTGATCTGGACCAAGTAACGCAAGATCTATACGTGGAAGTGTCCACGGTGTTCGACGATTACGAACTCGACGAAACCGATGCGGAAAATCCGGTACTCATCGTGAAGGGTGCCGAGATGCCCATCAGCAAAGACTACATGGTCTACAACGGCAAGACCATTCAGATGCCCGGGCTGACGGTATACGCACCGATGACCGGTAAGGTGTACATTTCCAAGCAAGCAGTAAATATGCTGCGCCGCCTGTAG
- a CDS encoding energy transducer TonB, producing MKIKLTVVVVIVASLLFACGSKKESEPPKSCLESIPEAISGLKISGARPEKNVIANLWPTICRARELYAQRMKENPKLGKGMIELKFTVDFNGEIEAYSIARSTLDDPVFDKKVLRVFEFMDFDPYGPHNAETQILLPIRFKP from the coding sequence GTGAAAATCAAACTAACCGTCGTTGTTGTCATTGTCGCATCGCTGCTTTTTGCCTGCGGATCGAAAAAGGAATCCGAACCGCCCAAAAGCTGCCTGGAAAGCATACCTGAGGCGATCTCGGGGCTGAAGATATCCGGGGCGCGTCCGGAAAAGAATGTCATCGCCAACCTGTGGCCCACCATTTGCCGGGCCAGGGAGCTGTACGCGCAGCGGATGAAGGAGAACCCCAAGCTGGGCAAAGGAATGATCGAATTGAAATTTACCGTGGATTTCAACGGTGAAATCGAGGCCTATTCCATTGCCCGCAGCACGCTCGATGATCCGGTTTTCGACAAAAAGGTATTGCGGGTTTTCGAATTCATGGATTTCGATCCCTACGGCCCACACAATGCCGAGACCCAAATCCTTCTGCCGATCCGTTTCAAGCCGTAA
- a CDS encoding SPFH domain-containing protein, protein MNDPQPKDRPANSYLDNVTASGGTEAVSSLDSLSRALGVGFRILRVLMVVLAIMFCFSNIYWIPEGMVAVQTRFGRIVGDKDAAVRLPGGPYLAIPYPVDNIVRIPTGIRKVAVFNAFWSETDTFASTIDDRPETESLRPGVHGSLLTADKNIVQGIWIVHYKLDGGGDARSRAAAVDFVRHVGSMERAGEIIRRVAQSAIVRVIAQTEVADFVAGKIDNPAIKHLITTRLDQLHAGLTVTGVTASQYAVPKILMGDFQAVNQAESQKALSIEKASRRRVSTLSELAGSGWQDLLEAIEAHEQALEKGDRAAEKAAFGAAKDILLAGDVGGTVRQMRDEAKSEKTATIQRARAAAARFTKLLPEYDQHGEILKAQLVQDSIRKIWSDITVDALYVPPGQKLVLDLGRPEQIK, encoded by the coding sequence GTGAACGATCCACAACCCAAAGATAGACCGGCGAACTCGTACTTGGACAATGTAACGGCATCCGGTGGCACCGAGGCGGTGAGTAGCCTCGATTCCCTGTCGCGCGCCCTGGGCGTCGGGTTTCGTATTTTACGGGTCCTCATGGTGGTACTGGCAATCATGTTCTGCTTCAGCAATATCTATTGGATTCCGGAAGGGATGGTTGCCGTTCAAACCCGCTTCGGCAGAATTGTCGGCGACAAGGATGCCGCCGTACGCCTGCCCGGCGGCCCTTATCTGGCAATCCCCTATCCGGTGGACAACATCGTCCGCATTCCCACCGGCATCCGGAAAGTGGCCGTCTTCAATGCTTTCTGGTCGGAAACGGATACCTTCGCATCGACCATCGACGACCGGCCCGAAACCGAGTCGCTGCGTCCCGGCGTCCACGGGTCGCTGTTGACGGCGGATAAGAACATCGTTCAGGGAATCTGGATCGTCCACTACAAATTGGACGGCGGCGGTGATGCCCGCTCTCGGGCGGCGGCGGTGGACTTCGTACGCCACGTGGGCTCCATGGAGCGGGCCGGAGAAATCATCCGCCGGGTGGCCCAGTCGGCCATAGTACGGGTGATTGCGCAAACCGAGGTGGCGGATTTCGTTGCCGGAAAAATCGACAACCCGGCCATCAAACATTTGATTACCACCCGGCTCGACCAACTCCATGCGGGGTTGACCGTTACCGGGGTGACGGCCAGCCAATACGCCGTTCCTAAAATCTTGATGGGGGATTTCCAGGCGGTCAATCAGGCCGAAAGCCAAAAGGCCCTGTCCATCGAAAAGGCTTCCCGCCGGCGGGTGTCCACCTTAAGCGAGCTTGCCGGAAGCGGCTGGCAGGACTTGTTGGAGGCGATCGAGGCCCATGAACAGGCCCTTGAGAAAGGCGACCGGGCCGCCGAGAAAGCCGCTTTCGGCGCGGCGAAGGACATTCTGCTGGCAGGCGATGTGGGCGGCACCGTCCGGCAGATGCGGGATGAAGCCAAAAGCGAAAAAACCGCCACCATTCAACGGGCGCGGGCTGCGGCGGCCCGGTTCACAAAATTGCTGCCGGAATATGATCAACATGGTGAAATCCTGAAGGCGCAACTGGTTCAGGATTCGATCCGGAAAATCTGGTCGGACATCACCGTTGACGCATTATACGTTCCGCCGGGACAGAAACTAGTTCTCGACCTGGGGCGCCCGGAACAAATCAAATAA